In a genomic window of Shouchella clausii:
- a CDS encoding 2-hydroxymuconate tautomerase produces the protein MYSRIERGFFMPIITVQLLEGRTDEQKRALVEKVTDAVSETTGAPKERVSIIISEMKPNDYGVAGKRPSDQNEQ, from the coding sequence ATGTATTCTCGAATAGAAAGGGGCTTTTTTATGCCAATTATCACCGTTCAACTGCTTGAAGGCCGTACAGATGAGCAAAAACGCGCATTAGTTGAAAAAGTAACAGATGCCGTTAGTGAAACAACAGGCGCACCAAAAGAACGTGTTTCCATCATCATTAGCGAAATGAAACCAAACGACTACGGAGTCGCTGGAAAACGGCCAAGCGATCAAAACGAACAATAA
- a CDS encoding class D sortase, translating to MALRKSNGKQGRFKKTALLFVAAAFIAFGLWLTTTTGFKLAYGYFLYKIGAHSETETVAAPVEEAPEAIPAYENDRQDVASWQPEIGEEMGTLTIPKIDATLPIIHGTNEDELDKGVGHFADSVLPGEKDNSVLSGHRDTVFRKLGEVGEGDELIVETRSGVYTYKVHTVRIVDEDDRTVIVPTEEAQLTVITCYPFDFIGAAPDRYVLVADLIDEDVYETLALFPK from the coding sequence GTGGCTCTTCGTAAATCAAATGGAAAGCAGGGCCGTTTCAAAAAGACAGCTCTGCTTTTCGTCGCCGCCGCCTTTATTGCTTTCGGACTTTGGTTGACAACAACGACAGGCTTTAAGCTGGCGTACGGTTACTTTCTCTATAAAATCGGGGCGCACAGCGAAACGGAAACGGTCGCTGCCCCAGTTGAGGAGGCACCAGAAGCTATACCGGCCTACGAGAACGATCGCCAGGACGTTGCCAGCTGGCAGCCAGAAATAGGCGAAGAAATGGGGACATTAACGATCCCAAAAATCGACGCAACCCTTCCGATTATTCACGGGACAAATGAAGATGAATTGGATAAAGGCGTCGGCCACTTTGCCGACAGTGTTCTTCCTGGAGAAAAGGACAACTCCGTTTTATCTGGACACCGTGATACCGTGTTCCGCAAACTAGGAGAAGTTGGCGAAGGGGATGAACTCATCGTCGAAACACGAAGTGGCGTCTACACGTATAAGGTGCATACGGTACGGATCGTCGATGAAGATGACCGCACCGTCATTGTTCCGACGGAAGAGGCACAGCTGACGGTGATCACTTGTTATCCATTCGATTTTATTGGCGCTGCCCCAGATCGTTATGTGCTTGTCGCTGATTTAATCGATGAAGATGTTTATGAAACACTCGCGCTTTTTCCTAAATGA
- a CDS encoding processed acidic surface protein produces the protein MKKSLFTAIFTLLFLFSAPAASLAHGFDDEEFTAYLEDVGVSEKDLAEHLMYWWEGTTFYDFTDVSELAEFLGPRLTEEGINEIAAEFDLTRQELDGLLEEWLGLPPSDLLFYNTFYMVVHVIITLEEEWGNEPYYPDFSGFLSEFSLSDEEEWALYEHFWYIQETNPNLSAELDDLKQRAYAFDGFESIRELSAADVAELFAIGEKAISVLDLHPKYYLDRVGEDPKPISYKELMSGNAIKGYDLLVELYDADGYFLADFYITAEMFNSHFVKKIVDDVTQIDKGLKDKPKKPSLESALPGKDEAPIPAKADTDTNHHNDGGKKAERDENGKVTKTANGAKMPKTATNYPLYMLIGIGMSLAGVLIFRRLLREKKVA, from the coding sequence ATGAAGAAGTCGTTATTCACAGCAATTTTCACTCTACTCTTTCTTTTTTCCGCTCCAGCGGCCAGCCTTGCCCATGGATTTGACGATGAGGAGTTTACGGCTTATTTAGAAGATGTTGGCGTAAGCGAAAAAGACTTAGCTGAACACTTGATGTATTGGTGGGAAGGCACGACTTTTTATGATTTTACCGATGTAAGTGAGCTTGCCGAATTTTTAGGCCCACGGCTAACAGAAGAAGGCATTAATGAGATCGCTGCTGAATTTGACCTTACTCGCCAAGAGTTGGACGGGCTTCTTGAAGAATGGCTCGGCCTGCCTCCAAGCGACTTATTGTTTTACAACACGTTTTACATGGTTGTCCATGTCATTATCACACTAGAAGAAGAGTGGGGCAACGAACCATATTACCCTGATTTCTCTGGATTTTTGTCAGAGTTTTCTTTAAGTGATGAAGAAGAGTGGGCGCTTTACGAGCATTTTTGGTATATTCAGGAAACTAATCCGAACTTATCTGCCGAACTCGATGACTTGAAACAACGAGCGTACGCATTTGACGGCTTTGAATCGATCCGCGAGCTGTCGGCTGCCGATGTTGCTGAACTGTTCGCTATTGGCGAGAAAGCGATATCTGTCCTTGACCTCCATCCAAAGTATTACCTTGACCGCGTTGGCGAAGATCCAAAGCCAATTAGCTATAAAGAGCTAATGAGCGGCAATGCGATTAAAGGGTACGACTTATTGGTCGAGCTATACGATGCCGATGGATATTTCTTAGCTGATTTTTATATCACTGCGGAAATGTTCAATTCTCATTTTGTCAAAAAAATCGTTGATGACGTCACTCAAATTGATAAAGGCCTAAAAGATAAACCGAAAAAGCCATCACTGGAATCGGCGCTGCCTGGCAAGGATGAAGCCCCTATACCAGCTAAAGCAGACACTGACACCAATCACCATAACGATGGTGGCAAAAAGGCAGAACGGGACGAGAATGGCAAAGTGACAAAAACGGCAAATGGTGCCAAAATGCCAAAAACAGCAACAAACTATCCCCTTTATATGCTGATCGGCATCGGGATGTCCCTTGCTGGTGTCCTTATCTTCCGCCGCCTCCTTCGTGAGAAGAAGGTTGCTTAA
- a CDS encoding YwhD family protein, whose amino-acid sequence MDLLNNDNLKKAKKKSSSFTILSNDSTDGHGGYGAGVINLDNVTPLFIDIEEKEAFVDMGALHARSAVEKRVKFIADEEAVPKEGLKRYWLVWVTIDTKDKKPYYSGVAACYMTVNKQAKRGYKSMPEHVNHMDKSLKGKVVVSQMDDSSRQVLKVFLQNHNEEMWNHSSQELHDALEASENVNN is encoded by the coding sequence GTGGATTTGCTCAATAATGATAACTTAAAGAAAGCGAAGAAAAAGTCTTCCAGTTTTACGATATTAAGCAATGATTCAACAGACGGACACGGTGGCTATGGCGCTGGGGTCATCAATCTCGACAATGTGACGCCGCTATTTATTGATATTGAAGAGAAAGAAGCGTTTGTGGATATGGGTGCCCTCCATGCTCGCTCGGCTGTTGAAAAGCGTGTGAAATTTATCGCTGACGAAGAGGCGGTGCCAAAAGAAGGGCTCAAACGGTACTGGCTTGTGTGGGTCACAATCGACACAAAGGATAAAAAGCCATACTATAGTGGAGTTGCGGCCTGTTACATGACAGTCAACAAGCAGGCGAAACGGGGATACAAGAGCATGCCGGAACATGTGAACCATATGGATAAATCGTTAAAAGGCAAAGTTGTCGTCAGCCAAATGGATGATTCGTCACGCCAAGTGCTAAAGGTGTTTTTGCAGAACCATAATGAAGAAATGTGGAATCATTCTTCGCAGGAACTCCATGATGCCCTTGAAGCAAGCGAAAATGTGAACAACTAA
- the pepF gene encoding oligoendopeptidase F, with product MSTYKSRKDVPEHEKWDLTDLYADEQAWQADVDACYQLADTLNHFDGAIKDGKSLLDFLETQEKLSFTLRKVFAYTMFLSDIDTRDAHAQKLSAKATQLSVKVSESTSFFMPFLLSLSEETLRAYISAEKKLGYFEDELWKSFRFKKHVLTKEKEELLSQLGATFQAPGDTYNMLNNADIQFGTVTDDNGQQVQLTRGMYSKLIEDEDRNKRKEAYKAYYKPYMELNNTIATTLSAEIKTNVTLAKVRQYESALHKALFADNIEQSVYDQLIDAAKANIEPLHEYARLRKQKLGLDELRQYDLNAPIVPGVKAEISYEEAYDTMLKALKPLGDDYIAKLKEFKEKRYIDVRETPGKRSGAYNMGVYGVHPFVLLNHHDDLNSLFTLVHEMGHAMHSYYSSKYQPQITANYRIFVAEVASTVNEVLLINHLLKETSDKKMRAYLLNHFIEQFRGTFFTQVMFADFEKQTHERAEAGEPLNAESLNELYEQLFRTYNGPDIVFDDEVKYGWSRIPHFYRAFYVYQYATGFASAIKIATAILDGEEGALDAYMTFLQSGSSDEPLELLKKAGVDLTTPEPVQAAMARFSALVEELKQL from the coding sequence TTGAGTACATACAAATCCCGTAAAGATGTACCTGAACATGAAAAATGGGACTTAACCGATCTTTATGCTGACGAACAAGCGTGGCAGGCAGATGTAGACGCGTGCTATCAGCTAGCGGACACGTTAAACCATTTTGATGGCGCGATTAAAGACGGAAAAAGCTTGCTCGATTTCCTAGAAACACAAGAGAAGCTCTCCTTCACGTTGCGAAAAGTTTTCGCCTACACGATGTTTTTATCTGATATTGATACACGGGACGCCCATGCCCAAAAATTAAGTGCCAAAGCGACACAACTAAGCGTAAAGGTGAGTGAATCCACATCCTTCTTCATGCCGTTTCTTTTAAGCTTAAGCGAAGAAACGCTCCGTGCTTACATTTCTGCGGAAAAGAAACTTGGCTATTTCGAGGACGAATTGTGGAAGTCATTCCGCTTTAAAAAACATGTGCTAACAAAGGAAAAAGAAGAGCTTTTGTCGCAATTAGGCGCAACTTTTCAAGCCCCTGGCGACACATACAATATGCTGAACAATGCTGATATTCAGTTTGGCACGGTGACAGACGACAATGGCCAGCAAGTGCAACTAACAAGGGGCATGTATTCAAAGCTAATCGAAGACGAAGACCGCAACAAACGGAAAGAAGCATACAAAGCTTACTACAAGCCATACATGGAATTAAACAATACGATTGCAACAACGCTGTCAGCGGAAATCAAAACAAATGTCACATTGGCGAAAGTCCGTCAATACGAATCGGCTCTCCATAAAGCCCTATTTGCTGACAACATTGAGCAAAGCGTCTATGACCAATTGATTGATGCCGCTAAAGCGAACATTGAACCGCTCCATGAATATGCGCGACTCCGCAAACAAAAGCTTGGCCTCGACGAGTTGCGTCAATATGATTTAAATGCGCCTATTGTTCCTGGTGTAAAAGCGGAAATTTCATATGAAGAAGCGTATGATACGATGCTGAAAGCGCTTAAGCCTCTTGGTGACGATTATATCGCTAAATTAAAAGAGTTTAAGGAAAAGCGTTACATCGATGTGCGTGAAACGCCAGGAAAACGATCTGGCGCTTACAATATGGGCGTCTACGGCGTTCATCCTTTCGTATTGCTCAACCACCATGATGACTTAAATAGTTTGTTTACACTCGTCCATGAAATGGGCCATGCCATGCACAGCTACTATTCCAGCAAATACCAACCACAAATTACGGCCAATTACCGAATTTTTGTCGCTGAAGTCGCCTCCACTGTTAATGAAGTGTTGCTGATTAACCATTTGCTGAAAGAAACAAGCGACAAGAAAATGCGTGCCTATTTACTGAATCATTTTATTGAGCAATTCCGCGGGACCTTTTTTACACAAGTGATGTTTGCTGATTTTGAAAAGCAAACGCACGAACGAGCAGAAGCAGGTGAACCCCTTAATGCAGAGAGCTTAAATGAGCTTTATGAACAGTTGTTCCGTACGTATAATGGCCCGGACATTGTTTTTGATGATGAAGTCAAATACGGCTGGTCGCGCATCCCCCATTTTTACAGGGCTTTTTACGTTTACCAGTATGCGACTGGCTTTGCTTCAGCAATCAAAATCGCCACAGCCATTTTAGACGGTGAGGAAGGCGCACTTGACGCTTATATGACCTTTTTACAAAGCGGCAGTTCCGACGAGCCACTCGAACTACTAAAAAAAGCAGGTGTCGACTTAACGACGCCAGAGCCAGTCCAAGCCGCGATGGCACGCTTCTCTGCACTCGTTGAAGAACTAAAGCAGCTATAA
- a CDS encoding GNAT family N-acetyltransferase, protein MIMLSSEQKKAIQSLQEKVEQADGIKLKLNWDLLEGERSLNGTEDYFHYNEKGELLGYLAVYFFGNKMECCGMVDPAARRRGIGRMLLDQAASDWQGKTKQFLLNSPTDSESGIAFMKAVGGEYAFTEKQLVCREVPIPYTKKGIRIRPAVSNDEPRIYELDAEGFHMTKDEAKALHHNNPTWVTYMIEEDNHPVGKLSISRQDQESWIYAFVLTKEKRGQGIGRAALTDIVHREVSNGKTVWLDVVCTNEAALTLYHTCGFTEVGSQTYYTLK, encoded by the coding sequence ATGATCATGCTCTCGTCAGAGCAAAAAAAAGCGATCCAAAGCCTTCAGGAAAAAGTGGAACAAGCTGACGGCATTAAGCTTAAATTAAATTGGGACCTCTTAGAAGGTGAGCGTTCCTTAAACGGCACGGAAGACTATTTTCATTATAATGAAAAAGGAGAGCTGCTTGGTTATTTAGCAGTTTATTTCTTTGGCAATAAAATGGAATGCTGCGGAATGGTCGATCCCGCTGCAAGAAGGCGCGGTATAGGCCGAATGCTCCTTGATCAAGCCGCCTCTGACTGGCAAGGAAAGACGAAACAATTTCTGTTGAATAGCCCGACTGATTCAGAAAGCGGCATCGCGTTTATGAAGGCAGTTGGAGGGGAGTACGCGTTTACGGAAAAGCAGCTCGTATGCCGAGAAGTTCCGATTCCTTACACGAAAAAAGGAATTCGCATCCGGCCAGCAGTATCAAACGATGAACCACGGATTTATGAACTTGATGCAGAAGGGTTCCATATGACAAAAGACGAAGCGAAGGCGCTTCATCATAATAACCCTACATGGGTTACATATATGATTGAAGAAGACAACCACCCAGTTGGCAAGCTCAGCATTAGCCGCCAAGATCAGGAAAGTTGGATATATGCTTTTGTTTTAACAAAAGAGAAGCGAGGGCAAGGCATAGGCCGTGCAGCTCTGACTGATATTGTCCACCGTGAAGTCTCGAATGGCAAAACGGTATGGCTGGATGTCGTTTGCACGAACGAAGCGGCTCTAACGTTGTATCATACATGCGGTTTTACTGAGGTCGGTTCCCAAACATACTACACATTAAAATAG
- a CDS encoding transglycosylase domain-containing protein, which yields MQTVTRKQRKRFRKIRLIWRLLLLSLIVIALGIILLLSYTRMQGPPPMDAVQTTQFLAADGTVMGKEEAGQNRFSLPLTEMSPYLLQATIAIEDRKFYSHFGFDLKRIGGALLANLQSGSKAQGASTITQQYARNLYLSHEKTYMRKWNELLYALRLEMNFSKDEILAGYLNTVYYGHGAYGVEAAAQHFFAKSAKDVSLAEAAMLAGIPKGPSYYSPLNDLEKAKSRQELILDSMVGEGMIEEAEADKAKAEKLVFANEADKEEEEIAPYFQDHVKALLNNEAQMDEAAVDTGGLIIETTLDPALQQQAEDLVEKHMPDNGLQVALIAMDPRNGEVKALVGGTDYNESSYNRATQAMRNPGSTIKPFLYYAALENGFTPVSTFLSEATSFSYDDGREDYAPSNYNDIYANDFITMLEAIAYSDNIYAMKTHLSIGTDELVNVSEKLGLGTFENRPSLALGAQPVTVLDIANAYAALADGGKQREPVFIRQVRDGEGNKVYEQKPPVRQVLREDTAFVLTDMLRGVFEPALNSYTSVTGASVASQLTHPTAGKSGSTPRDSWMVGYTPQLVTAVWVGFDKDKDINQSVEGQISKRIWADFMETAMANELKLPFKEPPGVEAVDIDPHTGLLTSDACPNGRTTYFLAGTAPMNTCAEPEAAEDLQEEPETKEPGFFKRFFKWFSIEDGDPSDPSGPTILDEGEESPATE from the coding sequence ATGCAGACAGTTACGCGTAAACAGCGGAAGCGCTTTCGCAAAATTAGGCTTATTTGGCGGCTTTTGTTGCTTTCTCTTATCGTCATCGCGTTAGGCATTATTCTTTTGTTATCTTATACGCGCATGCAAGGGCCCCCGCCAATGGACGCCGTGCAAACGACGCAATTTTTAGCAGCAGACGGAACGGTGATGGGGAAAGAAGAAGCTGGCCAAAATCGCTTTTCTCTACCTCTAACGGAAATGTCACCTTATTTGCTGCAAGCAACCATCGCGATTGAAGACCGAAAATTTTACTCCCATTTCGGCTTTGATCTCAAACGAATCGGCGGAGCGCTCCTTGCCAATTTACAATCCGGCTCAAAAGCACAAGGGGCAAGCACGATTACGCAGCAATACGCGCGTAACCTTTATTTGAGCCATGAAAAAACTTATATGCGGAAATGGAATGAGCTGCTTTACGCGCTCCGTTTGGAAATGAACTTTTCAAAAGACGAGATTTTAGCTGGTTATTTAAACACCGTCTATTATGGGCATGGCGCCTATGGAGTTGAAGCAGCTGCGCAACATTTCTTTGCAAAATCGGCAAAAGACGTATCATTGGCAGAAGCGGCAATGCTTGCAGGCATTCCGAAAGGCCCAAGCTACTATTCGCCATTGAATGATCTCGAAAAAGCGAAAAGCAGGCAAGAGCTGATTTTGGATAGCATGGTTGGGGAAGGCATGATTGAAGAGGCAGAAGCAGACAAAGCAAAAGCGGAAAAACTTGTTTTTGCGAACGAAGCTGATAAAGAGGAAGAAGAAATCGCGCCTTATTTTCAAGACCATGTTAAAGCGCTGCTGAACAATGAAGCGCAAATGGACGAAGCGGCCGTTGACACAGGTGGACTGATCATTGAGACGACGCTTGACCCCGCCTTGCAACAACAGGCCGAAGATTTAGTCGAAAAGCATATGCCTGACAACGGGCTGCAAGTCGCCCTGATCGCCATGGACCCACGCAATGGGGAAGTAAAGGCGCTTGTCGGCGGCACAGATTACAATGAAAGTTCCTATAACCGCGCTACACAGGCCATGCGCAACCCAGGGTCGACCATTAAACCATTTTTGTATTACGCTGCACTCGAGAACGGATTTACGCCCGTATCAACGTTTTTAAGTGAAGCGACATCCTTTTCATATGATGATGGCCGAGAAGACTACGCTCCGAGTAACTACAACGACATTTACGCCAATGATTTTATTACAATGCTTGAAGCCATCGCTTACTCAGACAATATTTATGCGATGAAAACGCATTTGTCTATTGGTACAGACGAACTAGTAAATGTTTCTGAAAAACTAGGGCTTGGCACATTTGAAAACCGCCCTTCCCTTGCTTTAGGGGCACAGCCTGTCACCGTCCTTGATATCGCCAATGCTTACGCCGCTTTAGCCGACGGAGGAAAACAACGGGAACCGGTGTTTATACGCCAAGTGCGTGACGGCGAGGGAAATAAAGTCTACGAACAAAAACCGCCTGTCCGCCAAGTCCTCCGTGAAGATACTGCCTTTGTGCTAACCGATATGTTGCGCGGCGTATTTGAACCGGCGCTAAACAGCTATACATCGGTTACTGGTGCAAGCGTGGCCTCACAGCTTACGCACCCGACAGCCGGAAAATCTGGATCAACGCCTCGGGACAGCTGGATGGTTGGCTATACACCACAGCTCGTTACTGCTGTGTGGGTTGGTTTTGATAAAGACAAAGACATCAATCAATCGGTTGAAGGGCAAATCTCAAAGCGGATTTGGGCTGACTTTATGGAAACAGCGATGGCCAATGAACTAAAGCTTCCATTTAAAGAACCGCCAGGGGTTGAAGCCGTTGACATCGACCCCCACACTGGGTTGTTAACGAGCGACGCCTGTCCTAATGGCCGCACGACTTACTTTTTAGCAGGAACCGCTCCTATGAATACTTGCGCTGAACCAGAGGCAGCCGAAGACTTACAAGAAGAACCAGAAACGAAAGAGCCAGGCTTTTTTAAACGGTTTTTTAAATGGTTTAGCATTGAAGATGGTGACCCGAGCGACCCCTCTGGGCCAACCATTCTTGATGAAGGTGAAGAGAGTCCCGCCACTGAATAA
- the speE gene encoding spermidine synthase, which yields MEFWFTEKQTERFGITMKIKRTLHTEKTDFQQLDMVETEEFGNMLLLDGMVMTTEKDEFVYHEMVTHVPLFTHPNPKHVLVVGGGDGGAIREILKHPSVEKATLVDIDGKVIEYSKTYLPTIACALEDERVDVKVADGFMHIAKSANEYDVIMVDSTEPVGPAAKLFERGFYEGISKALKEDGIFVAQTDNPWFHQELVSNVYKDVKEIFPITRLYTANIPTYPSGMWTFTIGSKKHDPLAVEATRFHDVQTKYYTPDIHRAAFVLPKFVQDLLK from the coding sequence ATGGAGTTTTGGTTTACAGAAAAACAGACAGAACGATTTGGCATTACGATGAAGATAAAAAGGACGCTTCACACGGAGAAGACAGACTTCCAACAGCTTGATATGGTGGAAACGGAAGAGTTTGGCAACATGTTGCTTCTTGACGGCATGGTAATGACGACAGAAAAGGACGAATTTGTATACCATGAAATGGTGACACATGTCCCTTTGTTCACTCATCCGAATCCGAAGCATGTCCTTGTAGTAGGTGGCGGCGATGGCGGAGCCATCCGAGAAATTCTTAAGCATCCTTCCGTTGAAAAAGCGACGTTGGTCGATATTGATGGAAAGGTCATTGAATACTCGAAAACATATTTGCCGACAATTGCCTGTGCTTTAGAAGATGAACGTGTTGACGTAAAAGTCGCTGACGGGTTTATGCATATTGCCAAATCAGCAAATGAGTATGACGTGATTATGGTCGATTCGACCGAGCCTGTCGGGCCAGCTGCTAAACTGTTTGAGCGTGGATTTTATGAAGGAATTTCCAAAGCGTTAAAAGAAGATGGCATTTTTGTTGCGCAAACGGATAACCCATGGTTCCATCAGGAACTAGTGTCTAATGTGTACAAAGACGTAAAAGAGATCTTTCCGATTACCCGTTTGTACACCGCCAATATTCCCACTTATCCAAGCGGCATGTGGACGTTTACGATCGGTTCTAAAAAACACGACCCTCTTGCTGTAGAAGCAACGCGTTTTCATGATGTCCAAACGAAATATTATACGCCAGACATCCATCGTGCCGCATTTGTGCTGCCGAAATTCGTCCAGGACTTGCTTAAATAG
- the speB gene encoding agmatinase yields the protein MRFDEAYSGKVFIMSRASYEEADAVIYGMPMDWTVSFRPGSRFGPARIREASLGLEEYSPYADKHLEEVNYFDAGDIPLPFGNAARSLDIVEEYVDSLLADGKFPLGLGGEHLLSWPIFKAMYRKYPDLAIIHIDAHADLREQYEGEALSHSTPIRKACELIGAENVYSFGIRSGMREEFAYAKEAGMHLYKFDVAEPLKNVLPHLSGRPVYITIDIDVLDPAHAPGTGTAEAGGITSKELLEAQMLLSQADIQIVGADLVEVAPAYDPTEQTAIAASKFVREMLLGWVHKK from the coding sequence ATGCGATTTGACGAGGCATACTCAGGCAAAGTGTTTATTATGAGCCGCGCCAGTTATGAAGAGGCAGATGCCGTCATTTACGGCATGCCGATGGACTGGACCGTTTCCTTTCGTCCAGGTTCCCGTTTTGGCCCGGCGCGGATCCGCGAAGCTTCCTTAGGGCTTGAAGAATACAGCCCTTATGCCGACAAGCACTTGGAAGAAGTCAACTATTTTGATGCAGGCGACATTCCTTTGCCATTTGGCAATGCAGCCCGAAGCCTAGACATTGTGGAGGAATACGTTGATTCACTCTTAGCGGACGGCAAGTTCCCGCTAGGCCTGGGCGGCGAACATTTGCTGTCATGGCCGATTTTTAAAGCGATGTACCGGAAATATCCCGACTTAGCGATCATCCATATTGATGCTCATGCTGATTTGCGCGAACAATATGAAGGCGAGGCGCTATCCCATTCTACGCCGATCCGCAAAGCGTGTGAGCTGATTGGAGCTGAGAACGTCTACTCATTTGGCATCCGTTCAGGGATGCGCGAAGAATTTGCTTACGCAAAGGAAGCAGGCATGCATCTTTACAAATTTGACGTGGCAGAGCCGTTAAAAAACGTGCTGCCCCATCTATCAGGGCGGCCCGTTTACATTACGATTGACATTGACGTATTGGATCCGGCACACGCGCCTGGCACAGGGACAGCTGAAGCTGGTGGGATTACGTCAAAAGAGCTGCTTGAAGCGCAAATGCTGCTTTCCCAAGCAGACATTCAAATTGTAGGCGCTGATCTCGTGGAAGTGGCACCAGCTTATGATCCGACTGAGCAAACCGCCATTGCTGCCAGCAAATTTGTACGTGAGATGCTTCTTGGTTGGGTGCATAAAAAGTAA
- a CDS encoding DUF1934 domain-containing protein, whose amino-acid sequence MKRKVKISFQTTTFIKGQQPDAFSFDTEGDLYIKGSASYLRFKETHAHKQDVFSTMKWDGRELMLIRQGTIIMRQSFLAKEETYGRYVTPEASWETKARTDTLLVQLPTGAKQKGRIYVRYQFFLQGQLTGEHEIRLAMKQIE is encoded by the coding sequence ATGAAGCGGAAAGTGAAAATCTCTTTTCAAACCACAACATTTATAAAAGGGCAACAGCCGGATGCGTTCTCGTTTGATACGGAAGGCGACCTTTATATAAAAGGGAGTGCCTCGTATTTGCGCTTTAAAGAAACACATGCCCATAAACAGGATGTATTTTCAACGATGAAATGGGACGGCCGCGAGCTCATGCTCATCCGGCAAGGGACGATCATTATGCGGCAAAGTTTTCTTGCAAAAGAAGAAACGTATGGACGGTATGTCACGCCTGAAGCTTCATGGGAAACAAAAGCACGGACAGATACATTGCTTGTGCAGCTGCCGACAGGAGCTAAACAAAAGGGCAGAATTTATGTGCGCTACCAATTCTTTTTGCAAGGCCAGCTAACGGGAGAGCATGAAATCCGATTGGCAATGAAACAAATTGAATAG